The Humidesulfovibrio mexicanus DNA window GTATTGCAGGCCGTATTCGGCCCGGTTTCCCGTAAAGATGGCGATTGTGCGCTTCATGCTTGTCCTGTGTGGAAGGTGCTGTGGGTGGACCGGCCGCGAGGCCGGGGCGCTACAGGCAGCCGCGCAGGCCCTGGGCCAGCCCGATGCCCGGCCGCCAGCCCGTGAGCGCGGTCAGGCGCGCGTTGTCCAGCACCAGGCTGGAGACCCGCGCCGCCGGGTCCGGCTCCCGCTCCTGCGGAAGGCGGGAAGTATGAAAAAGTTCCGCCGCAAGGTCAAGGAGCGCGCCGATGCGCGTGCCCGCGCCCGTGGACAGGTTGGCCGTAAGGCAGCCGCCTTCCGCCAGGGGGCCGGAAGCCAGGGAGCCGGGAACCAGGGAGCCGGGAACCAGGGCGTTGGCCGCCAGCCCCAGGCACAACAGCCCTTCCGCGGCATCGGCCACGTGCAGAAAATCGCGCACCGGGCTCTCGTCCCACACGCGCAGGGGCTCGCCGCGCCGCACCTGGGCCAGCACGCGGCCCAGCACCGTGTTCTCGCCGCCGCCGGGACCGTAGAGATTAGACAGCCGGGCGATGGCCCCGCGCAGAGGACCGCTGGCGCAGGCCGCGCGGATGAGCCCCTCGGCCTCGATCTTGCCGCGCGCGTACTGCGCCGCGGGCAACAGGGGGTCGTCCTCCCGCGCCGGACGGCCCAGGGCGTCGCCGTACACGATGCCCGTGGACGGGAACACGAAGGCGCAGGCCACGCCGGAAAGCGCTGCGAGCGCCTCGGCCACAAGGTCCACGTTGAGCCGCCGGGCAAGCTCCGGGTTTTTCTGGCAGGCCCCGGCATCGGCCAGGCCCGCCATGTGGAAGAACGCCGCCAGCCCGGCCCGGCCCGCATCCTGCGCCGCCCCAGCGCAATCATAGCCTTCTTCACCCAACGGGGGTCCAGGGGGGAGCCCCCCCTGGCCTGCGGAGCACGATCCCGAGCACCCAGCCAGCCCGGCCCGGCCCTGGCGCAAAAACGCCGCAGCCTGGCCTAGCGCGGCCTCGCCGCCCGCCTCATGCGCATACCCTTCCGGCAGCGCGCCGGGCCAGGGGCGCGTGTCCACGCCCAGCACGCGCGCGCCGGAGTCCAGCAGCAGGCGCACCAGCTCGCGGCCCAGGAACCCGCAGGCACCGAAGACCACGGCGCGGCCGAAGGCGGCGCTTTGGGGCGGGGTGGGGCAGCCGGGCACGCGCTTTTGTCCCTAGATGTTGTAGATGTCGGCCTTGTAGGCCTTGCGGTTCTCGGGATCGGCGAACCACGCGGCCGTCTCGGCCAGGCCCCGGTCGAAGCCGTCCAGCCCGCCGTAGGCCGGGTGCCAGGCGCAAAAGCGCGCGGCCTTGGCGTTGCCCGCGAACAGGCGCTCCACCTCGCTTTTCTCGGGGCGCAGGCGGGCCTCGTCGCACTCGATCTCGATGTCGGCGCCCATGACGTGGGCGATGCGCTTGGCCGTGTCCCCGATGCTGACCTCGAAGCCGCTGCCCACGTTGACGACCTCGCCCACGGCGGCGTCGCTTTGCGCCACGGCGACAAAGCCGCGCGCGGTGTCGGTGACGAAGTTGAAGTCCCGCGTGGGGGTGAGCGCGCCCAGCTTGATGCGCCGCTTGCCCGCCGCGATCTGCGTGATGATGGTGGGGATGACGGCGCGGGCGCTTTGCCTGGGGCCATAGGTGTTGAAGGGCCGGATGACGGCCACGGGCGTGCCGAAGGCGGCGTGGAAGGACAGGGCGATCTGGTCGGCGCCGATCTTGGTGGCCGAATAGGGCGACTGGCCTTGCAGGGGGTGCTCCTCGGTGATGGGCACGAAGCGCGCGGTGCCGTACACCTCGCTGGTGGAGGTGTGGACCACCTTCTGCACATCGAGGTCGCGGGCGGCCTGCACGATGTTCAGGGTGCCGGTGACGTTGGTCTGCACGTAGGTGTCGGGCGAGTGGTAGGAATAGGGGATGGCGATGAGGGCGGCCAGGTGCAGCACCACGTCGCAGCCGCGCATGGCCGTGCGCACGCCGTTCGGGTCGCGGATGTCGCCGGGGAACACGTCCAGGCTCTTTTTCAGCTCCGGCTCGAAGCTGTCCAGCCAGCCCCAGGAGGAGAAGGCGTTGTAGTGCACGAAGGCGCGCACATCCACGCCCTGGCGCAGGAGCATTTCCGTGAGGTGCGAGCCGATGAAGCCGCCCGCGCCGGTGACGAGGATCTTCTTGCCTGTGAGTTCCATGCTAGTCCTTTCCGCCTTCCACCATGTCCCAGGCGAGCTGCGTGTTCGTGTCGATGTCGCGGGCGGCCGCGCGGCCAAGGAGCCCCTCGAAGTGCTCGGCCAGGATCTGCCCGGTGCCGGGCCGCTTGACCCAGAGGTTGGCCTTGGACAAGGCCTCGCCCTTCTTGACGGGCGCGATGGTGACGCAGCTTGCGTAGGCGAAGTCGATGGTCACCTGTTCCTCTGGCAGCACGCCCTTTTCCCCGCCGCGCGCCTTGTGGATGATGGCGCTGCCCTGGATGAGCTGGCGCATCTCCTCCGGGTCCATGGACAGGAACACGTCCGGTCCGGGCCAGCTTTTGTCCGAGGTGAAGTGCCGCTCCAGCATGGAGGCCCCCAGCGCCGCCGCGCCCAGGCAGGGGTAGATGGTCAGGGTGTGGTCGGAGAGGCCCGCCACTGCGTCGGGGAAGGCCTCCATGAGCTGCACCATGGCCCCCAGGCGCACCTTTTCCGGCGGGGTGGGGTACATGCTGGTGGTGTGCATGAGCCCGAAGGGAACCTTGTGCCGCCTCAGGATCTCCACGCTCTTGCGCACGCTGTCCATGCCGTTCATGCCGGTCGAAAGGATGACCGGCTTGCCGAAGCCGGCGATGTGGTCGATGAGCGGGTAATTGTTGCACTCGCCGGAGCCGATCTTGTAGCCGGGCACGCCCATGGACTCCAGGCGGTCGGCCGCGGCGCGGGAAAAGGGCGTGGACAGGTAGATCATGCCCAGGCTCCGCACCAGGTCCATCAGGCGGCGCTCCTCGGCCTCGGAAAGCTGGCAGCGCTCCATGATCTCGTAGATGGATTCCTTGGCGTTGCCCGGAATGACCGTTTTGGCCTGCGGGCTCATCTCGTCCTCCACCACGTGGCACTGGAACTTCACGCACTCGCAGCCCACGGCGTGCGCGTCGCGCACCATGCGTTCGGCCTTGGCGTAGTCGCCCTCGTGGTTGATGCCGATCTCGGCGATGACAAGCGGGGCGTGGTCCGGTCCGATTGCGCGTCCGGCCAGGGTGATTTCGGGCATGGGCTTGCTCCTTTCCTGACTCGCGTCAGCGTGGGCGGACGATAGAGAAAAGGGGGCGAAGAATCAAGACGGAGGCGGTCCTCCGCCGGGGCTACCGCCGCCGCGCGCCCAGGCCGATGCCGACCAGCGTGGCGGCCACGCCCAGAAGCTCGGCCAGTCCGGCGGGCCGGGCGAAGAAGGCCAGGTCCCACACGTAGGCCAGGGCGGGCTGCAACAGCAAAATAAGCCCGGCCAGCGACATGCGCGTATCGCGCAGCCCGCGCGAGATGAGCGCCCAGCCCATGAGCTGAGAGGTGATGCCGTAGCCAGCCATGAGCAGCAGGGGCATTCCGAGGGGCAGCAGCGGGCTTTCCCCGCGCACCAGCAGCACGGGCAGCAGCAGGGCCGCGGTCATCAGCGAGTTGGCCGTCATGACGGCCAGCTGCGAGCCGTCGCCGCACAGGGCCATGCTGCGGCCCAGGGCCAGGATGAACCCGGCATAAAAGAGGCCGGAGAACAGGCCGAAGAGCACGCCCCAATGATAGTCGGCCCCGGCGCTGGCCCAGGCGGGCGCGACGATGGCCAGAAGCCCGCCCATGGCCAGGGCCAGGCCCGCGAAGAAGCGCAGCCCAGGCCGCTCCCCAAGGAACACGATGCCCCAGGCCGCCAGCACGAAGACCTGGAAGTTGCCGAACAGCGTGGACAGCCCAGGCCCGATGTACAGAATGGACAGGTGCCAGCACACCAGATCTCCGGCGAAGAAGCCCGCGCACGCAAGGGACCACCACCAGCCCGCGCGCGGCATGGCCGAAAGCCTGGAGCGCGGCTCGCGGCTGGCAAGGCTGGCCAGATAGAGCCCGACCCCGCCGATGAGCACCCGGTGGAAGGCGGCCGCATCGCCGCCCACGCCGTAGGGCGCGGCCAGCTTCACGAACAGGGGCGAAAAGCTGATGAGCACCGCTCCGAGAACAAGACGCCACATGGCTCAGCCCCCTTCTTCCCGCACGCGCGCGGCCCAGCAGGGGGCCAGGGGCAGGCGTTCGGCCAGATGGACGCCCGCTTGCGTCACCCGCGCGCGCCAGGCCCACAGCTCCACCCCGGCGCGCAGGGCGCGCACCAGCCCGGCGGCGTACTGCGGGTCTATGGCCTCGGCCGGGGCGAAGCAGTCGCCGTCCGGCCGCTGCGTCAGAAAGAACAGCGCTGCCCGGCAGCCCTCGCTCCGCAAACGCACAAGCTCGTCCAGGTGCTTGCGGCCGCGCTCGCTGGCCGCGTCCGGGAACTGGGCCTGGCCGTCCTCCACAAGCGTCACGTTCTTGCACTCC harbors:
- a CDS encoding NAD-dependent epimerase/dehydratase family protein gives rise to the protein MPGCPTPPQSAAFGRAVVFGACGFLGRELVRLLLDSGARVLGVDTRPWPGALPEGYAHEAGGEAALGQAAAFLRQGRAGLAGCSGSCSAGQGGLPPGPPLGEEGYDCAGAAQDAGRAGLAAFFHMAGLADAGACQKNPELARRLNVDLVAEALAALSGVACAFVFPSTGIVYGDALGRPAREDDPLLPAAQYARGKIEAEGLIRAACASGPLRGAIARLSNLYGPGGGENTVLGRVLAQVRRGEPLRVWDESPVRDFLHVADAAEGLLCLGLAANALVPGSLVPGSLASGPLAEGGCLTANLSTGAGTRIGALLDLAAELFHTSRLPQEREPDPAARVSSLVLDNARLTALTGWRPGIGLAQGLRGCL
- a CDS encoding NAD-dependent 4,6-dehydratase LegB, which codes for MELTGKKILVTGAGGFIGSHLTEMLLRQGVDVRAFVHYNAFSSWGWLDSFEPELKKSLDVFPGDIRDPNGVRTAMRGCDVVLHLAALIAIPYSYHSPDTYVQTNVTGTLNIVQAARDLDVQKVVHTSTSEVYGTARFVPITEEHPLQGQSPYSATKIGADQIALSFHAAFGTPVAVIRPFNTYGPRQSARAVIPTIITQIAAGKRRIKLGALTPTRDFNFVTDTARGFVAVAQSDAAVGEVVNVGSGFEVSIGDTAKRIAHVMGADIEIECDEARLRPEKSEVERLFAGNAKAARFCAWHPAYGGLDGFDRGLAETAAWFADPENRKAYKADIYNI
- a CDS encoding N-acetylneuraminate synthase family protein, encoding MPEITLAGRAIGPDHAPLVIAEIGINHEGDYAKAERMVRDAHAVGCECVKFQCHVVEDEMSPQAKTVIPGNAKESIYEIMERCQLSEAEERRLMDLVRSLGMIYLSTPFSRAAADRLESMGVPGYKIGSGECNNYPLIDHIAGFGKPVILSTGMNGMDSVRKSVEILRRHKVPFGLMHTTSMYPTPPEKVRLGAMVQLMEAFPDAVAGLSDHTLTIYPCLGAAALGASMLERHFTSDKSWPGPDVFLSMDPEEMRQLIQGSAIIHKARGGEKGVLPEEQVTIDFAYASCVTIAPVKKGEALSKANLWVKRPGTGQILAEHFEGLLGRAAARDIDTNTQLAWDMVEGGKD
- a CDS encoding DMT family transporter: MWRLVLGAVLISFSPLFVKLAAPYGVGGDAAAFHRVLIGGVGLYLASLASREPRSRLSAMPRAGWWWSLACAGFFAGDLVCWHLSILYIGPGLSTLFGNFQVFVLAAWGIVFLGERPGLRFFAGLALAMGGLLAIVAPAWASAGADYHWGVLFGLFSGLFYAGFILALGRSMALCGDGSQLAVMTANSLMTAALLLPVLLVRGESPLLPLGMPLLLMAGYGITSQLMGWALISRGLRDTRMSLAGLILLLQPALAYVWDLAFFARPAGLAELLGVAATLVGIGLGARRR